The Planctellipticum variicoloris DNA window CCCGGCCCGTGATTCTCGCGCTCACCTGCCTGCACGAAGCCTATCCCGGCGAGCAGCATCCCCAGCCCGATCCGTTTGCGTCGGGAGAACTGATCCCGAACAGCCTGCCGGACGACCTGCGGCGGTGCCTGGAACTGCAGCGGGAGCGCTTCGCGGGACTGGTCGACCGGATCGTACCGATCGATCTGACGGCCGCCGATTCAGGGTTTTCCCCGATCGACCTGGGGGCGAACCGACTGAATGCGACGCTGATGGAGTTGCTGCCGACGGCGTATCGACAGACGCTGCTGCAGCTTACCGAGGAGCTGGCGCCGCTGCGAAACGCCCTCGAAAAACAGGCGCTGCCGATCATCCTGTCCTACAGCGGGCTCTGCGCGACGGCGTCCGCGGCTCCCCTGCCGTGGGTCGATATCCCCGTGGTGATGGGCCTGCAGTCGCACATGGTCTACCGGCTGGCGGAGTTGTACGGCCAGAAGATGGAAGCGGAGTGGCTGCTGAAAATGGCCGGGGCGGTCGGCGGTCGGCTGCTGGCGCGGTTCGCGGTCCGGGCGCCGCTGAAGTTCATTCCGTTCCTCGGCTCGACAGTCAACGCCGCAATGTCGTTCGCCTACACGTTCTCGCTGGGCAAAGCCTGCTGCTGGTACTTCGGCCGCGTCAGGCAGGGGGTCGTGCCGACGCAGGAAGAACTGGACAAGGTCTGGTCGGAGCAGCTTCAGCGGGCGCTGGAGCGGTGGAAAGGACGGCAGGAATCCGGCCGCTGACGGCTTCGAGGGGCTGCCATTCGGGCTCCAGATTCTGGAACAACCAGTCGGTGAAGAACGTGACCCGACGGCACTCCTGACAGCAATACACCCACTGCCGGCGCTCCTTGGTGTTCCGCGAATGGCATGCGCCGCAGCGATAGATGAACGCATCTGTGTGACGCAGGGGCGCCATCCAGCAGGTTGAAAAGACGATGGCGCCAGCGACAAACAATGCGAGCCCGATTGTCAGAATCTGAGCATCTCGCGACACGTTCGATCTCCTGGGAACGGGGTTGACGAGTGTACCGGCGGCCCGGAATTCGGGGCCGCCGACGCATTTGCAACGGCGCAGGCCGTTCGATCTGCGCAGCATCCACGATTCGCCGATCGACGCTTCGGAAGTCGGCGAACGAGACCAACAATTTCGACGCCGCGGAGACGTTTGCGGAATCCGACCGCGCCCGAGGCCCTTAAGGGGCCGAGCCTCCCCGAACTTCTTCCGGCTGCACCGGCAAAACCATTCCAGCAGGAAATCCCATTCCCGGGGCCGGCGGATTCTCGACCTGTCCCGCGTTCGCCGGCGGTTCATCTGGTTCGATCCGTGGCGGGATCGGGAAGAACTGACCGTAGATGCGGCTGGAGCTCTTGTACCACTCGGGATGACGCGCCACTTCTTCCGCGTTCTTCCGCGAATCGCGAGTCTCAATGTACCACAGCGGCTGTTGCGCCCAGGGTTTCTGACTCTTATCCAGGTCTGTGGTCCACGCAGGCTCTCCCAGCCCCAACCCCTGCCGGAAGTACTCGAACGGCTGGTCGAGCCCCGGTTCGAGCTCCAGCCGCGGGTCGGGCTTCCAGAAACGGGTCAGTTCGGCAAGGTCAACCGGCAGCCGACCGTGTGCCTTACGGAACAGGACCGAGCCTGCGGAGAGGAGCCAGCCGCGGGAATCGTCGAGGAATTCGACGGACATATACGACGAATGAGTCGATGGCGGATTGACGTTCCAGAGCGCCGGAACCGATATTCGCCGATATTGCTCCTGCGACTCGTATTTCAGCAGTTCGTCATAGGAGACGGAATCGAATCGCTTGGCCGCTGCGTGGAAGCTGCCCAGCAGCACGTCGGCCCGGGAACCGTACAGTTTGCTGCCCATGTACTCCCAGTAGAGAAAGCACTCCGCCCGCATTCGTTCGGACGGGAGCCGCCGGGCGACGCTGGAAATCCAGTCGGTAATCGGATCGGCCGTATGCTCCGGATCGGGATGCCGAAGTTCCCGGCGCTGGCGGAAATAGTCGGCGTCGCCGTCCGACGGCTCGGGATACTCCGCGAGCGAACGGGCCGCGGCGTCGAGCGCGACCCGCCCCTGCTCCTCGGAAATCTGCGGAGAATCGAGATTCTCCGGCAGCCCGCGCAGAAGCCAGGCGAACTGCAAACGAAAGAGTTGAGGATTGGCGGAGCCCCAGCTCAGCAGCGCGAGCCGGCGGATCGCTTCCATGAGATCGACGCGATCCCGCAATACAACGTGAGGCTGTTCGCCGCTGCGCATCCGGCGGTCGACGTCGTATTGCAGCAGTTGCAGCAGCGAGCCGGGAAGTCGCCGCAGAACGATCCGCGATACGGACCTTGAGGAGTCCTTGCCGAGAATGGCCGGCAGGAAGTCCTGCCGGAAGCGATCCGACAGGTGCTGGTTCTGCAAGGCGAATTCGTCCTGCTGCTCGATCGTCGCCGCGCCGGTGTTGCGGGAAACGGCGTCGATGTCCCCCATGAGGTCGTCCAGTCGTCTGGAGAAATCGTCCAGCGGGGCCGCGAAATCCGGCGCTGCGAGCAGGACTTGCGGCGAGTGATTCAGGTAGCCGGGAGTGACAAACTCGACGGCCCGAAAACCGCACGTGACGAAAACCAGCACCACGGGCGGAACGATCATCGCCAGCCCGAGTTTACCGCGCGACCTCCACCCCGAGTCTTCCAGGCACCAGGCCGGCATTCGCCACCAGGTGACGACCAGCAGCCAGAGCGTCAGTGGAATCGCCTGCAGCCAAAGGGGGATCTGCAGAGGAATTGACAGACCGCACCAGGCCAGGCAGGGGATCAGCAGCAGGACTCCCCCAATGAGGGCGAAGAACGTCGTGCGGAAGACGAGCGAGGCCCACTGGCCGACGCCGTAGGACACGCACAGCATGCCAGACAGTGAGAGGTAGACGTGCCAGCGGAATTCGGCGGGAATGTTCGGCGGGACTCTCGTCACAAACATCACGGGAATGAGCAGGCTCACCAGGACGATGACGGGCAGCCAGTATCGCTGCGCCGTCCACCAGAGCGATCGCGGCGAGAGTCCGCGGTCCGCGTAAAACCGGAACCGGGCCTGCAACTGTTCGTCGCGAAAAACCAGCAGCCCGATGAAAAACGGAAACACGCACATGCCCCACGGAGCGCTGAAGCTGTCGTTGCGGCGGAAGCGGTCAACGATGGCGCCTTCGAAGACGACCGCAATGAAAAATGAGACAGCCAGACCGCCGACCACCAGCCCCAGGGTGCGCAACATCTGCCGCCGGGTTTTCCAGCTCAGTCGCTGTCCCGCCCTTTGATCGGCGAACACGGATCGTTCGGGCCGGGCCAGGACGGCCACACGCCGACCGAACAGTCTCTGCCACCAGTCCGACCACGGGACTTCGAATCGGGCCGCGCTCGGCAGCACGCGAACTGCAAATCGATGCCACCCCGCCCGAATCCGTCCCGGCAGTTCCAGCAGCGGATGCTCGCAGCGCCACCAGCAGACCGAGACCAGGACATCCAGCGCCAGCAGACAGGTCAACAGAATCGCGACGACAATTCGTTGAGGCCCCTGGATCGAACCATCAGGAGTGGCCAGGACCGAGAGCGCCAGTGTGCCCAGCATGAGCAGCCCCAGCCACAAGACCGTGGCCGGGATGATCCGGCTTACCAAGACGCACGCCAGCCAGCCGACGGCGGCAAACTCCAGAGTGACCAGCAGACCAATGGGAATCCGGTAGTCATCGCCGGTCATCCAGGGGGGAGAGGGATGGAGCGACTCGCTGATCAGGGCGAACGCAAAGAGCACAAGTTGAACGGCGTACGCTGAACTGACGACGAACGCGGCTTTCGCCAACAGCGTTTGCGACTGCGACACGCCGCTGTTGCGGAGCCAGTCCCAGGTTCCCATTTCCTTTTCGCCGGAAAGCAGCATGGCGGTGGCCCCGAAGCCATAGCAGCCCGGGACAAACATCGCCAGACCCCAGAGGAGCTGCGTCGTCGTGCCGCCATTGGCGGCCGCCGCGCCGGCCAGAACCGACATGCCAGTGCAGATCGCGACGATCGCAATCGCCAGCAGGCCAAGGTGGCGAGTTTCTTTCCACAGTATCCGCTGCCAGACGAGGGTGGCGTTCATCGCGAGCCTCCTTCCGGCGCTGAAACGGCGGCGTTGCTCTCGTGGCCGGACGAGGCGTGGGACGTCAGATAGCCGACGCAGATCTCTTCCAGCGACGGCGTGCGGAAATCGACGTCGAGAAACTCGCCGGTCGCCGTCCAGAGCTGCAACGCGTCTTCGTCGGCCCCTTTGACCAGCAGCCGCCATTGGCGGTCGTGCTGCCGGCTGGAAAGGATCTGCCCCAGGTCGGCCCCGGTCGGCGGGACGGAAGTGGCTTCCACTCGGGTCAGGATCACCTCGCGGATCGAATTCTTGATCGATTCCAGAGATTCATTGAGCACCACGCGCCCGCCGCGGAGAATAACCACGTCGTCGGCGACCCGTTCGACCTCGCCGATCTGGTGACTGCTCAGCAGCACGGTCCGGCCGGTGGCGGCGACGTCGACCATGCTTTCCAGAAACTCCCGGCGGACGACCGGGTCGAGACCGGAGGTCGGCTCGTCCAGCACGAGCAGTTGCGGCTCATGGGCCAGCGACAGGGACAGGGCCACCTTGGCCAGCATCCCCTTCGACAGTTTGCTCAGCTTGCGGTCCGTCGGCAGTTCGAACTTCTGAATCAGTTGCCGGTAGCGATCCTGGAAACCGAGCGGATAGAACCCGGCGGCGAACCAGCCGATTTCGGCAACCGTCATCCAGTCGTACAGGGCGGGCTTGTCGGCCATATAGCCGACGCGCCGGCGGATCTCCCAGCCCTGCTTCCGGCTGTCGAGGCCGAAGACGCGGGCCTGGCCCTGATCGGGATTCAGCAACCCGAGCAGAATCTTGAGCGACGTCGTCTTGCCGGCGCCGTTGTCTCCCAGCAGCGCGATGACCCGGCCGGGATCGCCATGAAACGAAATCCCGTCCAGCGCGGTGAACCGGCCGAAGCGTTTCGTCACGTTGTCGAGTTCGAAGACGGGCGTCATGGCAGGGACTCCGCGAGTGGCTGACGGGAGAGTTCGTCCTGGAAGAGCGTGAGAATTTCATCGTCGGGCAGGCCGCTTTGGCGGGCTTCCACGACAAACGAGTGGAGCCGCTGCCGCAGCAGCGACTGCCGGTCCCGGCGGCAGCGCTCAGCCGCCTTGCGGGTCACCTGGAGCCCTTCGCCGCGCAGGGGCTCCAGGACGTCGTCGGCCTGGAGATCGCGATAGGCGCGGGCGACCGTGTTGGGATTCACCGCCAGCCGCTGGGCGAGTTCGCGGACTGAAGGAACCATTTCCTGCGGCCGGAGGGCGCCGCGGGCGACGGCATACTTCACCTGGCGGGAAATCTGCTCGAAAATGGGGACGCCGTTGGAGGCGTCGATGTAGAAGAACATAGCGGGACTCCGCATCGAACTGCTGTACTATCGAAATAGTACGGTAGATCATGCGGGCCGGCAACTCTGATTCTTCAGGGCTGTCAATTTTTTCCTGGTTCCCAGACTCCGCCTGGGAGCCAGCTCTTCGCAAGGCTCCGCCTGGGCTGCGCGAAATCCGTCGTTTTCAGGGGCAATTGGCCTCGGCGAATCGTCGCGTTTTTGTTCCACTGGGCTTTTTGTTCAAGGAGGAACGTCATGACCTGCGAAACCAGCGAAACAGCCGTCGCCCGGTATTCGTCGCCGGCGGGCAAGTTGGTGCGGTTCTTCGAGCGGAGTCGCAATCGGTGGAAGGCGAAGTCCGGCCAGTGGAAGCGAACCTGCAAGCTCCTGCAGAACCAGACCCGCGCCGTCGAGAAGAGCCGCGCGATGTGGCGCACGCGGGCCGCCGCGGCCGAACGCCGCGCGGCGGACCTGGAACGTGAGATCGCCGCCTTAAAATCCGGGCGCTGACCGGGTCGCCGACGCAGCCCCTGGCCCCCTCCCGGACGCCGTCCGACCGGCCCATCATGCGTATTCGGCAGCGGCCATCGGCCTGACGTTGCAGTTCTGTCTGGCCGGAGCGGTCAGCTTTCGCGGCTGCCGGGCGGTGGTCGAACTGCTGCGGGACAGCCTGCCCCAGTTCCGGGGGGCTCCTGCGGCCAATACTGCGGAAGCGTGGCTGCTGCGGCTGGGACTGCACGAGTTGCGGCGGCCCAAGGAATTCGCCGCCGACTGGGTGTTCCTCGTCGACCACACGCTGCAACTGGGGTCGCGGAAGTGTCTGGTCATCGCGGGGCTGCGATTGTCGGCGTGGAAAGCGCTGACGGCGCCGCTGACGCACCAGGATCTGACGCTGCTGGCGCTGCAGCCGGTCGAAAAATCCAGCGGCGAGATCGTCCAGCGGCAGCTCGCGGCTGCGGCCGGGCTGGTCGGCGTGCCGGCCGCCATCCTCAGCGACGAGGGTTCGGATCTTCTCGGCGGCGCTCAGCGTTTCCGCGAACAGCACCCGACGACGCAGGTGCTGCACGACATCGCCCACAAGACGGCGATCGTGCTCAAGCACGAACTGCTCGCCGATCCGCGGTGGATCGCGTTCGTCAAACACTGCGGGCAGACGCAGCCACGGGTGAAGCAGACGGAACTCGGACACCTTGCTCCCCCCACGCAGAAAGTCAAAGGGCGTTACTTGAACTTGGGGCCGCTGATCGGCTGGGGCGCCCGCATGCTGCGGCTGATCGACACGCCCGCGGCCGAACGTCCCGCGGGTCTCGACCTGACGCGGCTCGAGGAGAAGTTCGGCTGGATCCGCGACTTCCGGGAGGCGCTCGTGGACTGGAACGACTTGCAGGCGGTCAAGGACCACATGCTGGAGTTCCTGCGCGTGGCGGGCTACCACGCCGCCGCCGGCGAGACGCTGCGCCGGCAACTGGAGACGGTGGCCCGAACGCCTGCCGGTGAGCGTGCGGCGGCGCGGCTGGTGGAGTTCGTGAGCGAGCAGTCGAGCGGCGTGCTCCCCGGACAGAGTCTGCCGGCCAGCAGCGAAGTGCTGGAATCGCTGATCGGCAAGGGCAAGCGTTTGCAGGGCCAGCACAGCCGCGGCGGCTTTACGAAACTGATTCTGGGGATGGCCGCGTCGGTCGTGCGGATCAGCGAGGAAAAGATCTGCGAAGCCCTGAACGCCGTGCGGCATCGCGACCTGCTCGCGTGGATCGACGACCACTTAGGCAAGTCGCTGACAGCCCAGCGCCGCCAGGCCCTCCCCGTCCTTCCAGGAACAAAAGCCGGATCAACCGGGACCGCCAACAATTGACGATTTCGCGCAGCCCAGGCTCCGCCTCGCATTGAAAGTGGCCTCAAATGCCAGGGAAGAGACGCGGTGTCCCGCGAGGGCCGTTCTCAGGCGGGGCGGGGAACCGGAAAACGAAGCGGGGAGACTGCTCATGCAGTCTCCCCGGAGTTTCCATGCCGCGTCGACCCGCCCGCTACTTCAATTCGATCTCGATCACGCGCTCCGTCTTGTCGACCGCCTTGACGCTGGCGAATTCCAGCTTCTCGGCGAATGCCGAAACACTCTTCACGCCCGACAGCTCGATCGTCGTGTGGCCGTTTTCCGGCGGGAGGACGGTCGTTTCCGCGTTGAGCGCATCGTCGGCCAGCCCGCGCAGCTTCTCGGCCAGCTCGCTGGCCTGAGAATCGGATAGCTCGCCTACGATGCGGATGGTCACGGGTTGGGGAGACGAAGACGCCGCCGGGGTGTTGAACATCTGGCCCGCCATCATGGCCTGGAAGACCAGCGGCGCAGCGGCGGCCGTGATTTCATCCGCCGTCTTGGCCGCCAGCAGTTTGTCGAGCGTGGCGTCGACCGATTTGAGCTGGCCGAGGGCCTGCGGTTTGGCGGCGGCGAGGTCTTCGGGCTTGATCTGGTCGATCTGAGCCCGGGCCTGATCGATCTGTTCTTTCCAGCCGTCCACCAGCGATTGCGGCAGCCACTTGCCTTCCACTTTGACGAACGCGACTTCCTCAGGTTCCGGGGCCTGCGGGCTGGCCATCTTTACGACGGCCTTGTCGCCGTCGCGGCTGACGACCGTCACCGTCACGTCTTTGAGCGTTTCCAGCGGATTCTGCCCGGCGGCGGTCCCGAGCGAGAGGGCTTGAGTCAGGAGCTGATTGCCGGTCTTTTCCAGGAACATCCGGCTCTCAAGCGCCTTCAGCTTCTCCAGGTCAGCCAGGTCGCTGCTGACCAGGGTCTCCAGGAAGGCGACGGCGCCATCCCAGTTCTGGCGGGCGATCGCTCCCTGGGGGCCGGCATCGGGACCCGCGAAGAGCGGGCCTTCCAGAATCAGGTCCTTCTTGGTCTTCAGGACCTGGACCGCCTTGTTCAGGACGGCGAACGACTGCTGCCAGATTTCCGGATCCATCTTTCCGGCGAACTGATTGACCAGCGAATCGACGTCCTTCTGGTACGACGGCGGAAAGAAATCGTAGCTCTGCTGCAGCCGGCCCGACTTCACCCCCTCCAGCGCCGCCATCACGGCTGCGGCCGGGTCGTCGTCGGCGGGAGCGGGAGCCGATTTCGCCGCGGGTTCGCCGGCCGGGGCCGCGCCCCCGTCGACGACCTTCTTCTCTTCCTTGGCGCCGCCGCAGCCGACGGCGAGGCACAGAGTCAGGCACCACGCACACGATTTCCAGCAGTTCGTCGCGAGCATCACAGAGACTTCCCGAAAGTTGTAAGGTCCAATCGACGCGGCATCAGAGTACCGTTCTTCGAAGGCCGCAGAAACGGCCGAACGGGAGATGTCCTCAAGTTTTCTCTCGGCGACGCAGAAGTCGGGGGCGGCATTGCAGGCGGCAGAAACGGCCGCTGGACTCGTCCCACAAACAAGTTTCCGGATCGGGCCTGTTATTTGAATTTCAGAAATTGCTTGACCCGGAGTATCTACCAGCCCTAAGATTCGCCATTCGCTGCAGCAATAGTCGGATCAGATCAGTATTTGCCGTTGTGATACGTCGGCGTTCCTGTGATGCACCTGCGAGACCTCGAAATCTTCTGTGAAGTGGCTCAGCTTCGGAGTTTCTCCAAGGCTGCGAAGGTCCATTCCGTTTCCCAGCCCGTGGCGAGTGAAACGGTCAAAGCCTTGGAAGATCACCTCGGCCTCGAACTGATCAACCGCTCCAAGCGTCCGCTGGAACTGACGCCCGCGGGGCGGATTTTCTGCGAAGGTTCCCGGGAACTCCTGGAGTCGTTCCGCCGCCTGGAAGACCGCGTGCTGCAATTGCGGGACAAAGTCGTCGGCCCGGTGCGGGTGGCGGCCATCTATTCGGTGGGCCTGCTGCAGATGGACTGCTACGTCAAGCAGTTCGAGCTGCTCTATCCCGACGCCGTGCTGGAATTGCGGTATCTGCACCCGGAGGCGGTGCTGGAGCGGATTCTCGACGACTCGGCCGATCTGGGCCTGATGTCATTTCCCCCGAAGCGCAGCGAACTGCACTGCGTTCCGTGGCAGGAACAGCCGATCGTGCTGGTCGTTCCCCCCAATCACCGCCTGGCCTCCCGGACCAGCATCTTCATTCGGGAAATCGACGGCGAACCGATGGTGTCGTACACTCCCGAGCTGCAGGTCCGGGCGGAGCTCGACCGGCGGCTGCGGCAGGCCAAGGTCAACGTCGAAGTCGTCCACGAATTTGACAACATCGAGAACATTAAGCGCGCCGTCGAAGTCGGGTCCGGCGTGGCCTTGCTGCCGGTGCCGACGGTCCGCCGCGAGGTCGAGATCGGCTCCCTGAAGGCAATCCCGCTCGAAGATGTCCACTGGGTGCGCCCGCTGGGGATCGTCTACAAGAAGAACAAGCCGCTGACCGCGGCGGTGAGCCGGTTTCTCGACCTGCTCCACCAGCCGCCGGAATCGTTCTATCTGTCCGATCCGCAGGCCGATGCGGGCGGTAAACGCGGGCGGGCGCCCGCTGAGGCGTCCGCCGTTCCTCCGCCCGTCGCGGCGAACCACGGACCTTGAGTCCGCGTCCGTCCGCCGTGACCCGATCCTGTCTGAGTTTTTTCGATTGATTCTCCGGCCCTGCGTGCCGGTTCCCGTCCGCTCCCCGCGGCGGGTTTCCCTGATGACCGTGGAATTTTGCGATGAACGATCCACTGCCCCTCATTCGCGATCCCGAAGTGTTCCAGGCCGACGGCCTGCCCAGGGCTTACGGCCTCTATTCGCCGGAGAACGAGCACGATAGCTGCGGCGTCGGCTTTGTGGCCCACATCAAGGGGCAGCGCTCCCGGCAGATCCTCGACGATTCACTCCGAATCCTCCGGCACATGGCCCACCGCGGCGCCTGCGGCTGCGAACCCAACACCGGCGACGGCGCCGGCGTGCTGACCGCCATCCCGCACGAATTCCTGCAGAAATCGGTTCGCCAGCAACTGGGGATCGAGCTGCCGGTCGCCGGTCAGTACGGCGTCGGCCTGGTATTCCTGCCGACCGATCCCGAGCAGCGGAGCCTCTGCAAGGAGACCGTCAACCGGATCGTCGAAGAGCAGGGGCAAAAGGTTCTCGGCTGGCGCGAAGTGCCCGTCGACCCGGACACCGCGGATATCGGTCCGTCGGCCCGCGCCGCCATGCCGGCGTTCGCTCAGCTTTTCGTCGGCGCCAGCGCGGGCATCGAGCAGGAGGCCTTTGACCGCCAGCTCTTCGTCATCCGCAAGCGGGCCAGCCACGAAATCCGCGAAGGACAGTTGCCGCAGGCGCTGAAGTTCTACGCCTGTTCGCTCTCGTCCCGCATCCTGATCTACAAGGGGATGCTGACTCCCGAGCAGGTCCAGCCGTTCTTCTGCGATCTGAGCGAGCCGGACTACACGACCCACCTGGCGATGGTCCACTCGCGATTCTCGACCAATACGTTTCCGAGCTGGGACCGTGCGCACCCGCAGCGGTACATCGCACATAACGGCGAAATCAACACGGTCCGGGGCAACGGCAACTGGATGTATGCCCGCCAGGGCGTGATGAAGAGCGAGCTGTTCGGCGACGACCTCGGCAAACTGTTCCCGATCGTCGAGCCCCACTGCTCCGACTCGGGGAACTTCGATAACGCCCTCGAACTGCTCCTGATGGCCGGCCGGAGCCTGCCCGAAGCCGTGATGATGATGATTCCGGAAGCGTGGCAGAACCACGAAAGCATGCCGGAAGATAAGCGGGCCTTCTACGAGTACCACTCCGCCCTGCAGGAACCCTGGGACGGTCCCGCGTCGGTTTCGTTTACCGACGGACACTACGTCGG harbors:
- a CDS encoding YcjF family protein; this encodes MLSRLSDWWHRKPLSEEELERQEAALLARTPIPVIWLFGKTGSGKSSIIREITGTTTAEVGSGFRPCTRTSEEYDFPDAEQPIVKFLDTRGLGEAAYDPAEDIAAFESRAHVVLVTVRVVDHALTEMLAPLRKIRAAQPSRPVILALTCLHEAYPGEQHPQPDPFASGELIPNSLPDDLRRCLELQRERFAGLVDRIVPIDLTAADSGFSPIDLGANRLNATLMELLPTAYRQTLLQLTEELAPLRNALEKQALPIILSYSGLCATASAAPLPWVDIPVVMGLQSHMVYRLAELYGQKMEAEWLLKMAGAVGGRLLARFAVRAPLKFIPFLGSTVNAAMSFAYTFSLGKACCWYFGRVRQGVVPTQEELDKVWSEQLQRALERWKGRQESGR
- a CDS encoding ABC transporter ATP-binding protein codes for the protein MTPVFELDNVTKRFGRFTALDGISFHGDPGRVIALLGDNGAGKTTSLKILLGLLNPDQGQARVFGLDSRKQGWEIRRRVGYMADKPALYDWMTVAEIGWFAAGFYPLGFQDRYRQLIQKFELPTDRKLSKLSKGMLAKVALSLSLAHEPQLLVLDEPTSGLDPVVRREFLESMVDVAATGRTVLLSSHQIGEVERVADDVVILRGGRVVLNESLESIKNSIREVILTRVEATSVPPTGADLGQILSSRQHDRQWRLLVKGADEDALQLWTATGEFLDVDFRTPSLEEICVGYLTSHASSGHESNAAVSAPEGGSR
- a CDS encoding GntR family transcriptional regulator; the protein is MFFYIDASNGVPIFEQISRQVKYAVARGALRPQEMVPSVRELAQRLAVNPNTVARAYRDLQADDVLEPLRGEGLQVTRKAAERCRRDRQSLLRQRLHSFVVEARQSGLPDDEILTLFQDELSRQPLAESLP
- a CDS encoding LysR family transcriptional regulator — its product is MHLRDLEIFCEVAQLRSFSKAAKVHSVSQPVASETVKALEDHLGLELINRSKRPLELTPAGRIFCEGSRELLESFRRLEDRVLQLRDKVVGPVRVAAIYSVGLLQMDCYVKQFELLYPDAVLELRYLHPEAVLERILDDSADLGLMSFPPKRSELHCVPWQEQPIVLVVPPNHRLASRTSIFIREIDGEPMVSYTPELQVRAELDRRLRQAKVNVEVVHEFDNIENIKRAVEVGSGVALLPVPTVRREVEIGSLKAIPLEDVHWVRPLGIVYKKNKPLTAAVSRFLDLLHQPPESFYLSDPQADAGGKRGRAPAEASAVPPPVAANHGP